Proteins encoded together in one Agromyces sp. 3263 window:
- a CDS encoding shikimate dehydrogenase, with the protein MSDPGAGGAPRAARLAVLGSPISHSRSPALHRAAYARLGLDWEYTAVEMDGAGLAGFLDTRDAAWRGLSLTMPLKQDVLPLLDDLDEIARLTNAANTVLLADGLRRGFNTDVGGIVRALREAGCDRAGHGVLLGGGATAASALAAMAELGAQSVEVLLRRPEAGAAISGLGAALGLRVEVRPIGDLPAIDDADLVVSTLPGGADPGVAASVRLRERTPLFDVAYAPWPTTLASQWLEAGGTVVHGLEMLLHQALLQVRIFTSGDPLRELPDEAAVLDVMRRSL; encoded by the coding sequence GTGAGTGACCCCGGCGCAGGTGGCGCGCCGCGCGCGGCTCGGCTGGCCGTCCTGGGGTCGCCGATCTCGCACTCGAGGAGCCCGGCCCTTCACCGAGCGGCGTATGCCAGGCTCGGCCTGGACTGGGAGTACACCGCCGTCGAGATGGACGGCGCCGGGCTGGCCGGGTTCCTCGACACGCGGGATGCCGCGTGGCGCGGGCTGTCGCTCACGATGCCGCTCAAGCAGGACGTGCTGCCGCTGCTCGACGACCTCGACGAGATCGCACGGCTGACGAACGCGGCGAACACCGTGCTGCTCGCCGATGGGCTGCGACGGGGGTTCAACACGGATGTCGGCGGCATCGTTCGCGCGCTCCGGGAGGCCGGTTGCGACCGCGCGGGGCACGGTGTGCTGCTCGGCGGGGGAGCGACCGCGGCATCGGCCCTCGCCGCCATGGCCGAGCTCGGCGCGCAGTCGGTGGAGGTGCTCCTGCGCCGGCCCGAGGCCGGCGCGGCGATCTCGGGCCTCGGGGCCGCCCTCGGCCTCCGTGTCGAGGTCCGGCCGATCGGCGACCTGCCCGCGATCGACGACGCCGACCTGGTCGTCAGCACCCTGCCCGGTGGTGCAGACCCCGGCGTGGCGGCATCCGTCCGGCTCAGGGAACGCACGCCGCTGTTCGACGTCGCGTACGCACCGTGGCCGACGACCCTCGCCTCGCAGTGGCTCGAGGCAGGCGGGACCGTGGTGCACGGGCTCGAGATGCTGCTGCACCAGGCGCTCCTGCAGGTGCGCATCTTCACGTCGGGGGATCCCCTCCGCGA
- the mltG gene encoding endolytic transglycosylase MltG, with the protein MTQFPSEPHGSSTDRAAVDWHALLAGDVDPTRPQLGSAGEPPSPEHIAAAPDRPMTRREAREAEQRRAAATEPEVLAPAKPSRAERRAVASDYEVHEPEHPRRRGPWGCLVGLVIVAALVAGAVFFLQGPINALIERFTPAADYTGAGTGEVVFMIHDGETGSDIAENLVDEGVTASYDAFYDLLLEQSPEPEFHPGAYQLAEQMSAQAALDALTDPANKLENTFVIPEGTALPDVLVAIAEGTGIPIEELQAAAAEPPANYGLPVEATNLEGFLFPATYTLDPGIDAHGVLQTLVDRQFEALDAAGVPADQRWRTIVLASIVQREAGSNTEDFPKVARVFQNRLDQGMNLESDATVAYGTGNTHTVWTTDAERADASNRYNTYANPGLPIGPIGNPGDVAINAAIHPAEGTWLFFVPVNLATGETVFSTTVEEHEAAVAQLQEWCAASEENAAYCE; encoded by the coding sequence GTGACCCAGTTCCCCTCGGAGCCGCACGGATCCTCGACGGATCGCGCCGCGGTCGACTGGCATGCGCTGCTCGCCGGCGACGTCGACCCGACGCGCCCCCAGCTGGGCTCCGCGGGGGAGCCGCCCTCGCCCGAGCACATCGCGGCCGCGCCCGACCGTCCCATGACCCGTCGGGAAGCGCGCGAGGCCGAGCAGCGTCGCGCCGCCGCGACGGAGCCCGAGGTGCTCGCGCCCGCCAAGCCGTCGCGCGCGGAGCGCCGCGCCGTGGCATCCGACTACGAGGTGCACGAGCCCGAGCACCCGAGGCGCCGCGGCCCATGGGGATGCCTCGTGGGACTCGTCATCGTGGCCGCGCTCGTCGCGGGCGCCGTCTTCTTCCTGCAGGGGCCCATCAACGCCCTGATCGAGCGGTTCACACCCGCTGCCGACTACACGGGCGCCGGAACCGGCGAGGTCGTCTTCATGATCCACGACGGCGAGACCGGCTCCGACATCGCCGAGAACCTCGTCGACGAGGGCGTGACCGCGTCCTACGACGCCTTCTACGACCTGCTCCTCGAGCAGTCGCCCGAGCCCGAGTTCCACCCGGGCGCCTACCAGCTGGCCGAGCAGATGAGCGCGCAGGCGGCCCTGGATGCGCTGACCGACCCCGCCAACAAGCTGGAGAACACCTTCGTCATCCCAGAGGGCACGGCGCTGCCCGACGTGCTCGTCGCGATCGCGGAGGGAACCGGCATCCCGATCGAGGAACTCCAGGCCGCGGCGGCGGAGCCGCCCGCGAACTACGGGCTGCCCGTGGAGGCCACCAACCTCGAGGGCTTCCTCTTCCCGGCGACGTACACGCTCGATCCCGGCATCGACGCCCATGGTGTGCTGCAGACGCTCGTCGACCGCCAGTTCGAGGCGCTCGACGCCGCCGGCGTGCCCGCCGACCAGCGCTGGAGGACGATCGTGCTGGCCTCGATCGTGCAGCGCGAGGCGGGATCGAACACCGAGGACTTCCCGAAGGTCGCCCGCGTGTTCCAGAACCGCCTCGACCAGGGCATGAATCTCGAATCGGATGCCACGGTCGCCTATGGCACTGGCAACACGCACACCGTGTGGACGACCGACGCCGAGCGCGCCGACGCCTCCAACCGCTACAACACCTACGCGAACCCCGGACTGCCGATCGGGCCGATCGGCAATCCCGGCGACGTCGCCATCAACGCGGCGATCCACCCCGCCGAGGGCACCTGGCTCTTCTTCGTCCCGGTGAACCTCGCCACGGGCGAGACGGTGTTCTCGACGACCGTCGAGGAGCACGAGGCGGCGGTCGCGCAGCTGCAGGAGTGGTGCGCCGCCAGCGAGGAGAACGCGGCCTACTGTGAGTGA
- the ruvX gene encoding Holliday junction resolvase RuvX, producing the protein MRQGARLGIDVGRARIGVARCDAGGLLAVPVETVPRAADGDADVRRILELAEEFGAIELVVGNPLSLSGAATASTDDAIGFAGRLAAGGVPVRLVDERLSTVSAQQALRATGKSSRSQRPIVDQVAAVIILQHAIDAERASGSEPGRLLTTDEGSSPL; encoded by the coding sequence ATGCGCCAGGGAGCGAGGCTCGGCATCGACGTCGGGCGGGCGCGCATCGGCGTCGCGCGGTGCGACGCGGGCGGTCTGCTGGCGGTGCCGGTCGAGACGGTCCCGCGCGCCGCTGACGGCGATGCCGACGTGCGCCGGATCCTCGAGCTGGCCGAGGAATTCGGCGCCATCGAGCTCGTGGTCGGCAATCCGCTCTCGCTCTCGGGCGCGGCGACGGCGTCGACCGACGATGCGATCGGCTTCGCCGGGCGTCTCGCCGCGGGCGGCGTCCCTGTACGACTGGTGGATGAGCGGCTCTCGACGGTGAGCGCCCAGCAGGCCCTGCGAGCCACTGGGAAGTCGAGCCGCAGCCAGCGTCCCATCGTCGACCAAGTCGCAGCCGTTATCATTCTGCAACACGCCATCGACGCCGAGCGGGCCTCGGGTTCCGAGCCCGGACGCCTGCTCACGACAGACGAAGGGTCGTCCCCCCTGTGA